From a single Lineus longissimus chromosome 16, tnLinLong1.2, whole genome shotgun sequence genomic region:
- the LOC135500838 gene encoding uncharacterized protein LOC135500838, with product MAESRFESLCKKLNKNPDMRSRYETEMNGYIAKGHARRLSPEEAELKSDQTYYLPHHGVVNPKKPKKLRVVFDAAAKYSGHSLNSKLISGPDLTNNLAGVLMRFRKGVIAMAADIEGMFHNVRVPTSDQDSLRFLWKDHLESPDPPSEYQMCVHIFGAKCSPCCASYALKRVAIDNLEYSRLARETILRQYYVDDMLRGFDGTPLEATSLALELIDLNSRGGFKLTKWASNCPELLEAVASVDGIKTHLKLDLDGSVITRTLGIACDLTHDIFIFDTVSLPTVETLTKRILLSIVSTVFDPLGFLAPFIVRAKILLQSLWEKGLNWDDPIPLDEYLKWETWLSELEDLRLFSLRRCFWPNGLIPMIFNLHVFCDASEQAFGAVAYLQLISSQGLVHCTIIMAKTRVAPVRKNRLTLPRLELQAAVLAVRLFRTIREEIDVQLTAVYLWSDSSIVLHCIRNDSKRFKTFVANRIAEIRQETNPFQWRHVPSQLNPADDCSRGLLANEIRPGHRWLEGPEFLHCVNENGWPSQSVLNRELDLESSEVVNEVKHTAVISTVGLQHSVVDISKFSSLVPLKCVVAWCFRFIHNVRNKNREVGRLSIAELNKATLYLVKVAQHEMFGEEIRLLSEGKTLPRGSPLYKLKPGLNGHLLRVGGRVDSARMPYAARHQLLLPKKHVVTELIVQDVHRNLLHSGVEHVVSSLRRGFWIPAIRQIAFYSSTRVS from the exons ATGGCTGAAAGTAGGTTTGAGTCTTTGTgcaaaaagttgaataaaaatCCTGACATGAGAAGTAGATATGAAACTGAAATGAATGGCTACATTGCAAAGGGGCATGCACGTCGTTTGTCACCTGAGGAAGCTGAATTGAAATCTGATCAGACGTATTACCTACCGCACCATGGGGTTGTAAAtccaaaaaaacccaaaaaactACGTGTAGTGTTTGATGCTGCCGCTAAGTACAGTGGACATAGTCTGAATTCTAAGTTGATATCGGGGCCAGATTTGACTAACAATTTAGCGGGAGTTTTGATGCGGTTTCGTAAGGGTGTAATAGCCATGGCCGCCGATATCGAAGGCATGTTTCATAATGTGCGTGTGCCTACATCTGATCAGGATTCTCTTCGCTTCCTCTGGAAAGACCATTTAGAATCGCCAGACCCACCTTCTGAATACCAAATGTGCGTCCATATATTTGGAGCAAAGTGCTCTCCATGTTGTGCTAGTTATGCTCTGAAACGTGTAGCTATTGACAACTTAGAGTACAGTCGTTTAGCTAGGGAAACAATTCTCAGACAATACTACGTTGATGATATGCTTAGAGGGTTTGATGGTACCCCTCTGGAAGCTACATCACTAGCGTTGGAATTGATCGACTTGAATAGCAGGGGTGGCTTCAAACTTACCAAATGGGCCTCCAATTGCCCAGAGTTGTTAGAGGCTGTAGCAAGTGTAGATGGTATCAAAACCCATTTGAAATTAGATTTAGATGGTAGTGTGATTACTCGAACTCTAGGAATCGCCTGTGATTTGACGcatgatattttcatatttgacaCTGTGAGCTTACCAACTGTGGAAACCCTGACTAAGCGTATCCTACTGAGTATAGTCAGTACAGTATTTGACCCATTAGGTTTTCTAGCCCCTTTCATTGTGAGAGCAAAGATTCTTTTACAGAGTCTATGGGAGAAGGGTCTCAATTGGGATGATCCCATTCCCCTCGATGAGTATTTGAAGTGGGAAACATGGTTGTCAGAGCTTGAAGATTTGCGTCTTTTCAGTTTGAGGCGATGTTTTTGGCCAAATGGTTTGATACCAATGATATTCAATCTTCATGTGTTCTGTGATGCCTCTGAACAAGCCTTTGGTGCTGTTGCGTATCTGCAGCTTATTTCATCCCAGGGATTGGTTCACTGTACTATTATTATGGCTAAGACACGTGTCGCCCCTGTGCGGAAGAATAGGTTAACTTTACCTCGCCTGGAGTTGCAGGCTGCTGTACTTGCGGTACGCTTGTTTCGTACAATTCGTGAAGAGATAGATGTTCAGCTGACTGCTGTTTATCTCTGGTCTGATTCCAGTATTGTTCTACATTGTATCAGAAATGACTCAAAAAGGTTCAAAACATTTGTGGCAAACCGCATAGCTGAAATCAGACAAGAAACAAATCCATTTCAGTGGCGACACGTGCCTAGTCAATTGAACCCTGCAGATGATTGTTCACGCGGATTGTTGGCCAATGAAATTCGACCTGGTCACCGTTGGCTTGAAGGGCCAGAATTTCTACACTGTGTCAATGAAAATGGTTGGCCCTCACAAAGTGTGTTGAATAGGGAATTAGATTTGGAGTCTAGTGAAGTTGTCAATGAGGTGAAACACACTGCAGTAATTTCTACAGTAGGTCTACAACATTCAGTTGTGgacatttcaaagttttccaGTCTCGTGCccttgaaatgtgttgttgcatGGTGCTTTCGATTTATTCACAACGTGCGTAATAAAAATCGTGAGGTTGGCAGGCTCTCAATTGCTGAATTGAATAAAGCAACATTATACTTGGTCAAGGTCGCCCAACATGAAATGTTTGGTGAAGAAATTCGCTTGTTGTCTGAAGGTAAAACTTTACCACGTGGTAGCCCGCTGTACAAATTGAAACCGGGTTTAAATGGACATTTGCTTCGTGTTGGTGGTCGTGTTGACAGTGCAAGGATGCCCTATGCTGCCAGACACCAGTTACTCTTACCAAAGAAACACGTTGTGACTGAATTGATTGTACAAGATGTGCATCGGAATTTACTTCATAGTGGGGTTGAACATGTTGTTTCATCGCTGAGACGTGGATTTTGGATACCAGCCATCAGGCAGATa GCGTTTTATAGCTCGACGCGGGTGTCCTAG
- the LOC135500839 gene encoding putative nuclease HARBI1, whose protein sequence is MAALMLAVQMDLDARRAMRRERIFRDRVHPLEIYNDLQLYQRYRLDRQTILDLVDAVRNYIEPQTDRNHTLPADLKVLATLRFYASGSFQEVTGDTVHISQPSMSRIITQVTDALIHLLHNIIKFPVLQDIPRISATFYEIANFPGIIGLIDGTHVWIIGPTHHEWRYVNRKNYYSINVQVVMDAHYRFINVVARWPGSTHDSIILRESGLAEVMEVWLGNEVLLGDSGYPVRPWLMTPFLNPNTPQQRRYNRSHKRTRCLVERGIGQWKRRFHCLHGQLRYTPLKACGIISACAMLHNIAIDRGLPDFDEQPIELQPQPDDDDDDVENVVAFGRLNGAAARNQIVNQHF, encoded by the coding sequence ATGGCTGCGTTAATGTTGGCAGTGCAAATGGATTTGGATGCGAGGCGTGCTATGCGTCGTGAGAGAATTTTTCGAGACAGAGTCCACCCACTTGAGATCTACAACGACTTGCAATTATATCAACGCTACAGATTGGATAGGCAAacgattcttgacttggtcgaTGCTGTTAGGAATTATATCGAGCCACAAACAGACCGAAACCATACTTTGCCAGCCGACCTGAAGGtgcttgcaacattaagattttATGCCTCGGGTTCATTCCAGGAAGTCACCGGGGATACGGTACACATTTCCCAACCCAGCATGAGCCGCATTATAACGCAAGTGACGGATGCACTGATTCATTTGCTACACAACATCATTAAATTCCCTGTGCTTCAAGACATCCCTCGTATTTCTGCAACATTTTATGAAATAGCGAACTTCCCTGGCATTATAGGGTTGATTGATGGTACGCATGTTTGGATCATTGGCCCTACTCATCACGAATGGAGATACGTCAACAGGAAAAACTATTATTCTATCAACGTACAGGTGGTCATGGATGCTCATTATCGATTCATAAACGTTGTAGCGAGATGGCCTGGAAGCACCCATGATTCGATCATTTTGAGAGAAAGTGGGCTAGCCGAAGTGATGGAAGTGTGGCTGGGTAATGAAGTCCTTCTAGGCGACAGCGGGTATCCAGTAAGACCATGGCTGATGACACCCTTCCTAAACCCAAACACCCCGCAGCAGCGACGATACAACCGTTCCCACAAAAGAACTCGATGCTTGGTAGAAAGGGGAATAGGCCAGTGGAAAAGGCGTTTCCATTGCCTCCATGGACAACTCCGCTATACACCGTTAAAAGCTTGCGGCATCATTTCTGCATGCGCAATGTTGCATAATATTGCCATCGACAGAGGTCTCCCTGATTTTGACGAACAGCCAATCGAGCTACAGCCACAgcctgacgacgatgatgacgatgtagAAAATGTTGTTGCCTTTGGTCGACTTAACGGAGCAGCTGCGAGGAACCAAAT